In Tenuifilum sp. 4138str, a single window of DNA contains:
- a CDS encoding M16 family metallopeptidase → MTIKKSIVLTFSMLVLASIQVLGQGWNTPVPVDPNVRYGKLENGLTYYVRKNTEPKQRAEFYIAQNVGAILEEDSQNGLAHFLEHMAFNGTKNFPGKGIINYFETVGVKFGFNINAFTSVDETVYNLSDVPTTREGIIDSALLVLHDWSHFISLLPEEIESERGVIREEWRTGRNAERRMYKQLMPVMYKGSKYAERDVIGDINVINNFKHQELVDYYNKWYRPDLQSIVVVGDIDVDQVEAKIKSLFADIPAPVNPAPRPFYELPDNDEPLVGVATDPEARNAIMYLYFKAPATPKDAKNLGYLRTDMVNELISSMISSRLNELVQKPNPPFVFAASGYVNLVRTKDALAFYAALRPDNMIDGVKGLIRESERVKQYGFNATELDRAKSDYLRSLENQLKEKDKQKNEKYVWECVDHFLKGEPMPGIEFEYMLASQIMPTIKIEEINAVAKQLVTDKNVILTLMAPQKDGITVPSQEQLLVALKEVKAENIEAYVDKVITKPLVEKIEKPGKVKKENAKNVFGTTEWILSNGVKVIVKQTDFKEDQVVVDAFSAGGVSLASIDELPSASMATQIVTNAGVGEFTSTDLEKMLAGKMVNVRPVIAESYEGFSGEASPKDFETLLQLIYLYMTAPRADEENFNTYMGRMKAFMANASSDPRMAFRDSITVALANHNPRVMPMNLDYLNKVDYNKSINFYKNRFADASDFTFIFTGNVSPVEIKPLVEKYLGALPTVKRKDVAKDNGVRPPKGKVQNYFTKPMQTTKSSVFVGFTGEVEYNVMNDILADYLTSILRNRYLEEIREKEGGTYGVGVRVSLRKFPVNSFVVQIQFDTDPKLRDKLIGIVYSEIEKIKTNGPLADDLNKSKEFMLKEYEQNQRENSYWTNVIRAKYEDGLDFDSKYVEMVKAVDVNAIKEFANKIFGQGNVVEVVMTSEEQK, encoded by the coding sequence CAAACGTACGCTATGGTAAGTTGGAAAATGGTCTTACTTACTATGTACGCAAAAACACAGAACCCAAGCAGCGTGCTGAGTTCTACATTGCCCAAAACGTAGGAGCAATCCTGGAGGAGGATAGCCAAAACGGATTAGCCCACTTCCTGGAGCATATGGCTTTCAATGGAACTAAGAACTTCCCGGGCAAGGGTATCATCAACTACTTTGAGACCGTTGGGGTGAAATTTGGGTTTAACATCAACGCTTTCACCTCAGTAGATGAAACAGTTTATAACCTATCCGATGTTCCAACTACCCGCGAGGGTATTATTGATAGCGCTTTACTGGTTCTACATGATTGGTCGCACTTTATTTCGCTTCTTCCCGAGGAGATTGAATCAGAGCGAGGTGTAATCCGCGAGGAGTGGCGTACAGGCCGTAACGCTGAGCGCAGAATGTATAAACAGCTCATGCCTGTTATGTACAAGGGATCTAAGTATGCTGAGCGTGATGTAATAGGCGATATCAATGTTATCAACAACTTTAAGCATCAAGAACTGGTTGACTACTACAATAAATGGTATCGTCCCGATTTACAATCGATTGTAGTGGTTGGTGATATTGATGTTGATCAGGTTGAGGCCAAGATTAAATCGTTATTTGCTGATATTCCAGCTCCGGTTAATCCTGCACCCCGTCCTTTCTATGAACTTCCCGACAACGATGAGCCCCTTGTAGGTGTTGCTACCGATCCGGAGGCTCGCAATGCCATCATGTACCTATACTTTAAGGCGCCGGCAACACCTAAGGATGCTAAAAACTTGGGTTATCTCCGTACCGATATGGTAAATGAGCTCATCTCGTCGATGATTTCATCACGATTAAACGAACTTGTTCAGAAACCTAATCCTCCCTTTGTGTTTGCTGCATCGGGTTACGTCAATCTGGTTAGAACCAAGGATGCTCTTGCATTTTATGCAGCCCTTCGCCCCGATAACATGATTGATGGTGTTAAGGGACTTATTCGTGAGTCAGAACGCGTAAAACAATATGGATTCAATGCTACAGAGCTCGATAGGGCAAAATCCGATTACTTACGCTCACTTGAGAATCAACTCAAGGAAAAGGACAAACAAAAGAACGAGAAGTACGTTTGGGAATGTGTTGATCATTTCCTGAAAGGCGAACCCATGCCAGGTATCGAGTTTGAATACATGTTAGCCTCACAAATAATGCCTACCATTAAGATTGAAGAGATAAATGCGGTTGCCAAACAGCTCGTTACGGATAAAAACGTCATTCTAACCCTTATGGCTCCCCAAAAGGATGGCATCACTGTTCCAAGTCAAGAACAACTGCTAGTCGCACTGAAGGAAGTAAAGGCCGAAAATATTGAGGCTTACGTTGATAAGGTAATAACCAAGCCATTGGTTGAAAAAATTGAAAAGCCCGGTAAGGTTAAGAAGGAAAATGCAAAGAATGTATTCGGCACTACCGAATGGATTCTCTCCAATGGTGTAAAGGTGATTGTTAAACAAACCGATTTCAAGGAAGACCAGGTTGTTGTTGATGCTTTCAGTGCAGGTGGGGTTTCGCTTGCATCCATCGATGAGCTACCCTCGGCTAGCATGGCTACCCAAATTGTTACCAATGCCGGTGTGGGCGAATTTACCAGCACTGACCTTGAAAAGATGCTTGCTGGCAAGATGGTTAATGTACGTCCGGTTATTGCCGAGAGCTATGAGGGTTTTAGCGGTGAAGCATCGCCTAAGGATTTTGAAACCTTACTACAGCTCATCTACTTGTACATGACAGCACCACGTGCCGATGAGGAAAACTTCAATACCTATATGGGTAGAATGAAGGCTTTCATGGCCAATGCCTCGTCCGACCCACGCATGGCCTTCCGCGATAGCATTACCGTTGCCCTGGCAAATCACAACCCCAGGGTTATGCCAATGAACCTTGATTACCTAAACAAGGTTGACTATAACAAGAGCATCAACTTCTATAAGAATCGCTTTGCCGATGCTTCCGATTTCACTTTCATCTTTACCGGAAATGTTAGCCCAGTTGAGATTAAGCCTTTGGTTGAAAAATACCTGGGTGCATTGCCCACCGTTAAGCGTAAGGATGTTGCCAAGGATAATGGTGTAAGACCTCCTAAAGGCAAGGTTCAGAATTACTTTACAAAGCCAATGCAAACCACCAAGTCGTCAGTATTTGTTGGGTTTACCGGTGAGGTTGAGTATAACGTGATGAACGATATACTTGCCGACTACCTCACATCCATATTACGCAATCGTTACCTTGAGGAAATTCGTGAAAAAGAAGGTGGTACTTATGGTGTTGGAGTTAGGGTATCGCTTCGTAAATTCCCTGTAAACTCCTTTGTGGTTCAGATCCAGTTCGATACCGATCCTAAGCTTCGCGATAAGCTAATTGGTATTGTTTACTCTGAGATTGAAAAGATTAAGACCAATGGACCATTGGCCGATGATCTGAACAAGAGCAAGGAGTTCATGCTCAAGGAATACGAGCAAAACCAGCGCGAAAACTCTTACTGGACTAATGTGATTAGGGCAAAATACGAGGATGGCCTTGATTTTGACTCAAAGTATGTGGAGATGGTAAAGGCTGTTGATGTGAATGCCATTAAGGAATTTGCCAATAAGATTTTTGGACAGGGTAATGTTGTTGAGGTAGTAATGACTTCCGAAGAACAGAAATAG
- a CDS encoding DUF456 domain-containing protein translates to MILDYFLLVLSITLILLGLVGCILPVIPGPPLAWLGLLLAKFTSFCSVDWITIMVMAGVTLIVTLLDYLFPAWIAKKMGGSNWGAWGTIIGLLVGVVFLGPLGAVVGPFVGALVGEMLRKQPQNNTKNNPWLSAVGSFLGFMLGVGVKLITVGVIIYFLIVSF, encoded by the coding sequence ATGATACTAGATTACTTTTTGCTTGTATTATCGATTACGCTAATACTGCTGGGGCTTGTAGGGTGTATTTTACCTGTAATTCCAGGGCCGCCGCTAGCGTGGCTGGGGCTGCTGCTGGCAAAGTTTACATCGTTTTGCTCTGTGGACTGGATCACCATTATGGTTATGGCAGGAGTAACTCTAATTGTAACCCTGCTCGATTACTTGTTCCCTGCCTGGATAGCCAAAAAAATGGGTGGAAGTAATTGGGGCGCCTGGGGTACAATCATTGGCCTACTTGTTGGGGTAGTATTTTTAGGGCCACTTGGAGCCGTTGTTGGACCTTTTGTAGGAGCGCTTGTTGGCGAGATGCTAAGGAAACAACCCCAAAATAATACCAAAAATAATCCCTGGCTTTCGGCAGTAGGATCATTTCTTGGATTTATGTTAGGAGTAGGTGTAAAGCTAATTACAGTAGGTGTAATAATCTACTTTTTAATAGTTAGCTTTTAA
- a CDS encoding TatD family hydrolase: MKLVNFHTHKPQFNSNSICVVPYDVDSFNLYSSSHYKTIGLHPWKTESSEISQWLGKLNELAKQPDFIGIGEIGLDRLKGAPLKNQIDIFEKILETANESKKPIIIHCVRCWTELIAILSKSKYRGLPKAIHGFRAKADVAKQLVDNGFYLSFGTALIHATPELAEALTLVPRNKLFLETDDTEIPIYEVYDAAADILDSTIEELVSVTNQNLLTFFGITLSDKSK; the protein is encoded by the coding sequence ATGAAGCTGGTTAACTTTCACACACATAAACCTCAATTCAACAGCAATAGCATTTGTGTTGTGCCTTACGATGTTGATAGTTTTAACCTTTATAGTTCATCGCACTACAAAACAATTGGTTTACACCCCTGGAAAACCGAAAGCAGTGAGATTAGCCAATGGCTTGGCAAGCTAAATGAGCTGGCTAAGCAACCTGATTTTATTGGAATAGGGGAAATAGGGTTAGATAGGCTAAAAGGCGCTCCTTTAAAGAATCAAATCGATATTTTTGAGAAAATTCTTGAAACTGCCAACGAATCTAAAAAGCCAATAATAATTCACTGTGTTAGATGCTGGACTGAGCTAATAGCAATTCTATCAAAATCAAAATATAGGGGACTACCTAAGGCCATACATGGCTTTAGAGCCAAAGCCGATGTAGCCAAACAGCTTGTTGACAATGGATTCTACCTCTCATTTGGAACCGCTCTCATACATGCTACACCAGAGTTAGCAGAGGCTTTAACGCTTGTTCCAAGAAATAAACTATTCCTTGAAACTGACGATACCGAGATACCCATTTATGAGGTTTACGACGCAGCCGCCGATATTCTTGACTCCACCATAGAGGAACTTGTTAGTGTTACAAACCAAAACCTGTTAACATTTTTTGGGATCACCCTTTCCGATAAAAGCAAGTAA
- a CDS encoding CapA family protein has product MRTLLSLVLTIICSIDFAQYDSTLRLIFIGDVMGHAPQIQSAYDSSTGRYDYTDVFSELKGLLTSADYSIANLEVTLGGEPYTGYPQFSSPDELVDGLMAAGVNVLVTANNHSVDRGGDGIRRTIDVLAAKNLLFTGTFLDSTDKSIRNPIVLNKNGVKLALLNYTYGTNGIPVPSPYLVNLIDTVSMANDIARAQALGVDDIVVFIHWGNEYERLPNMQQKRLAGWLHGKGVRIIIGSHPHVVQPAEFNRFENDFRLVVYSLGNFVSNQRRRYCDGGLVVLVDLMKQNGKLEVSGVGYIPVWVDTYFSKGKRKYKVFPVGMYEGKSNQFLSAASDSAFKVFVDDTRSLLNANNINFPEVKLVNGEWVVPLLSR; this is encoded by the coding sequence ATGAGAACTCTACTATCCCTGGTGCTAACTATTATATGCAGTATTGATTTTGCTCAATACGATAGCACCCTACGCTTAATTTTTATTGGTGATGTAATGGGCCATGCTCCTCAAATCCAATCGGCATATGATAGCTCAACCGGGCGATACGATTACACCGACGTTTTTTCTGAATTAAAAGGCTTGCTCACTAGTGCCGATTATTCCATTGCCAACCTCGAGGTAACTTTAGGAGGAGAACCCTATACCGGTTACCCTCAGTTTAGCTCACCCGATGAACTTGTCGATGGTTTAATGGCGGCAGGCGTTAATGTTTTGGTTACTGCCAATAACCATTCCGTTGATAGGGGAGGGGATGGTATAAGGAGAACCATTGATGTTCTTGCGGCCAAAAACTTACTTTTTACAGGGACATTCCTCGATTCAACTGACAAGTCAATTCGAAATCCTATTGTTCTAAATAAAAATGGGGTAAAACTTGCCTTGCTTAACTATACCTATGGAACCAATGGAATTCCAGTCCCAAGCCCATACTTGGTCAATTTGATTGATACAGTTAGCATGGCAAATGATATTGCTAGGGCACAAGCTCTAGGAGTGGACGATATTGTTGTGTTTATTCACTGGGGCAATGAGTACGAACGTTTACCCAACATGCAGCAGAAACGATTAGCTGGTTGGCTGCATGGGAAAGGGGTGCGTATTATTATTGGTTCGCACCCCCATGTTGTTCAGCCCGCTGAGTTTAACCGTTTCGAGAACGATTTTAGGCTGGTTGTTTACTCGCTTGGCAACTTTGTTTCCAACCAGCGTCGAAGGTACTGCGATGGAGGTTTAGTTGTTCTTGTTGATTTAATGAAGCAAAATGGAAAGCTAGAAGTAAGTGGTGTGGGATACATTCCGGTTTGGGTTGATACATATTTTTCAAAGGGAAAGCGCAAGTATAAGGTTTTCCCTGTGGGGATGTATGAGGGCAAAAGCAATCAGTTCCTTTCAGCAGCAAGCGACTCCGCTTTCAAGGTTTTTGTTGATGATACTCGTAGTTTGCTGAACGCCAACAATATAAATTTCCCCGAAGTAAAGCTAGTAAATGGCGAATGGGTGGTGCCTTTGCTTAGTCGTTAA
- a CDS encoding acylphosphatase, producing the protein MKTIAITVKGKVQGVGFRYFVMRHANEIGVNGFVRNLPNGDVYIEASGTNSQLEQLVFLCNQGPAHSNVENVQVKDIQQSFDIIGFRILG; encoded by the coding sequence ATGAAAACCATTGCAATAACGGTAAAGGGAAAGGTTCAGGGTGTTGGTTTTAGATACTTTGTAATGCGCCATGCTAATGAAATTGGTGTGAATGGTTTTGTGAGGAACTTGCCCAATGGCGATGTTTACATTGAAGCAAGCGGAACAAACAGCCAGCTTGAGCAACTGGTTTTTCTGTGTAACCAGGGACCTGCTCATTCAAATGTAGAAAATGTTCAGGTTAAAGATATTCAACAGTCATTTGATATTATAGGATTCCGAATACTTGGTTAA
- a CDS encoding RNA recognition motif domain-containing protein, whose translation MMIYIGNIAYTMTADELKELCSPFGNVVSAKIITDRATGKSKGYGFVEFDNEESAQKAIKELNDTQVKGRNIKVNSAFRKTDQPQASKGKEEEPDTKS comes from the coding sequence ATGATGATTTATATTGGAAACATCGCGTATACAATGACCGCCGATGAATTAAAGGAACTTTGCTCGCCTTTTGGAAATGTGGTTTCAGCAAAAATCATTACCGATCGTGCTACCGGAAAATCGAAAGGCTACGGTTTTGTTGAGTTCGATAATGAGGAATCGGCTCAGAAAGCCATAAAAGAACTTAACGACACTCAGGTTAAGGGTCGGAATATTAAGGTTAATAGCGCATTCCGAAAAACCGATCAACCCCAAGCAAGCAAGGGTAAAGAGGAGGAGCCCGATACTAAATCCTAA
- a CDS encoding tRNA threonylcarbamoyladenosine dehydratase has translation MVPTWIERTKLLLGGKAVEKLSQKHVLIIGLGGVGAYAAEQICRAGIGALTIADGDTIHESNINRQLPALHSSVGQPKAEYIGKRLLDINPNLKLTVIQEYLRDERLTALLSHKYDYVVDAIDTLSPKVFLIHDALRFGQRVVSSMGSGGKLDPTMVRISDISESHGCPLARILRKRLHRLGIRQGVKVVYSPEEVPENATRPCEGEPNKKTTIGTISYMPPLFGCMIASVVVRDLLND, from the coding sequence ATGGTTCCCACCTGGATTGAACGAACTAAACTATTACTTGGCGGCAAGGCCGTTGAAAAGTTATCGCAAAAGCATGTGCTAATTATTGGGCTTGGCGGAGTAGGCGCATACGCAGCCGAACAAATCTGCCGTGCAGGAATTGGTGCACTAACCATTGCTGATGGCGATACTATCCACGAATCAAACATTAATCGCCAATTGCCGGCACTTCACAGTAGTGTTGGCCAACCAAAAGCAGAGTATATTGGGAAACGGTTACTGGACATAAACCCAAACCTAAAGCTAACCGTAATTCAGGAGTACCTGAGGGACGAACGGCTTACTGCACTGCTAAGCCATAAATACGATTACGTAGTAGATGCTATTGACACTCTTTCGCCTAAGGTTTTTCTTATTCACGATGCCCTTCGGTTTGGACAGCGAGTGGTGAGTTCAATGGGGAGCGGAGGAAAACTCGACCCAACAATGGTAAGGATTTCCGATATTTCAGAATCGCATGGATGCCCACTTGCCAGAATCCTAAGAAAACGGCTACACCGCTTGGGAATACGGCAGGGGGTTAAGGTTGTTTATTCGCCCGAGGAAGTTCCCGAGAATGCCACAAGGCCCTGCGAGGGTGAACCCAATAAGAAAACTACCATTGGAACCATTTCGTACATGCCGCCACTCTTTGGTTGCATGATCGCCTCAGTGGTTGTTAGGGATTTGCTTAACGACTAA